A single genomic interval of Sinorhizobium meliloti harbors:
- a CDS encoding formylglycine-generating enzyme family protein: MDALPKGREVAPISLAIPSALFLILAGLLAIETGLLGSAPSGSALDEPPVVTVAPRDFRYRAAGEFFKNGYAVDGPVETVRMSAPLIIMKYQVTAADYTRCVAEQACPPAEPEHVPADPGSTPATGVSFDDAQAYAAWLSRRSGTIWMLPTDEQLAFAAGSRFPDDALDVEDDGSNPALRWLADYYRETARKASREPEPQRLGHFGESETGLTDFGGNVWEWTTTCVRRVTLDRTGSITSDTSSCGIYIATGKHRAALSSFIRKPKGGGCAVGAPPDNVGFRLVKNTRWYAPLLQALREKGLDV; this comes from the coding sequence ATGGACGCACTTCCAAAAGGCAGAGAAGTCGCTCCCATCTCGCTTGCAATACCCTCCGCGCTCTTTCTGATACTCGCCGGACTCCTCGCAATTGAGACAGGGCTGCTGGGCAGCGCTCCGTCGGGCAGCGCCCTTGATGAACCGCCCGTCGTAACCGTAGCTCCGAGGGATTTCCGGTATCGTGCAGCCGGGGAGTTCTTCAAGAACGGCTATGCCGTCGACGGGCCGGTGGAGACTGTGCGCATGAGCGCGCCGCTCATCATCATGAAATATCAAGTAACCGCCGCAGACTACACGCGCTGCGTCGCGGAACAGGCATGCCCGCCCGCCGAACCCGAGCACGTACCCGCAGATCCTGGAAGCACGCCGGCAACGGGCGTCAGCTTCGACGATGCGCAAGCTTATGCCGCCTGGCTCAGCCGGCGAAGCGGCACGATCTGGATGCTGCCGACTGACGAGCAGCTCGCCTTTGCGGCCGGCAGCCGTTTTCCCGACGACGCGCTCGACGTCGAGGACGACGGCTCCAATCCAGCCTTGCGGTGGCTTGCCGACTACTACCGCGAGACCGCGCGCAAGGCCTCCCGCGAGCCGGAGCCGCAGCGACTCGGACATTTCGGCGAAAGCGAGACGGGCCTCACCGACTTTGGCGGCAATGTCTGGGAATGGACGACGACCTGCGTTAGGCGTGTCACGCTCGACCGCACAGGAAGCATTACCAGCGACACCTCATCCTGCGGCATCTACATAGCCACGGGCAAGCATCGCGCCGCGCTCAGTTCCTTTATCCGCAAGCCCAAGGGGGGCGGCTGCGCCGTCGGCGCGCCCCCAGACAACGTCGGCTTCCGTCTAGTGAAGAATACCCGTTGGTATGCACCCCTGCTGCAGGCGCTTCGCGAGAAGGGCCTCGACGTCTGA
- a CDS encoding pseudoazurin, with the protein MRIIAKGMAVAAVLAAFTGTAFAADFEVHMLNKGSEGAMVFEPAFVKVNPGDSVTFVPTDKGHNVETIKDMIPDGASAFKSKMNETYKVTFDVPGVYGVKCTPHVGMGMVAAVVVGDAPANVEKVKAVKLPKKARERLDAALAVALQ; encoded by the coding sequence GTGCGCATAATCGCAAAGGGCATGGCAGTCGCCGCAGTTCTTGCCGCCTTCACCGGCACAGCATTCGCCGCCGATTTCGAGGTCCACATGCTTAACAAGGGCTCCGAGGGAGCAATGGTCTTCGAGCCGGCATTCGTCAAGGTCAATCCGGGCGACAGCGTCACGTTTGTTCCGACCGACAAGGGACATAATGTCGAGACGATCAAGGACATGATTCCCGACGGGGCTTCGGCATTCAAGAGCAAGATGAACGAGACCTACAAGGTGACTTTCGACGTGCCAGGAGTCTACGGCGTGAAGTGCACGCCGCACGTCGGCATGGGCATGGTCGCGGCAGTCGTCGTCGGTGACGCGCCCGCCAATGTCGAAAAGGTAAAGGCAGTGAAGCTGCCCAAGAAGGCGCGGGAGCGCCTCGACGCGGCGCTCGCCGTTGCTCTCCAATAG
- a CDS encoding helix-turn-helix domain-containing protein, producing MYAAAQAKPQSIEAEHLGPAPIAGPHLVATYKPGREIYAQGDLNDKCYQVSIGAVRVYRLLSDGRRQVVSFHLPGEMFGFEAGSNHSFFAEAITETTLAVFGRRHMQERSRELLALALTGMARAQQHLLVIGRQCAVERIAAFLVDLCERQGGGRQLRLPMSRQDIADYLGLTIETVSRVVTKLKARSVIALRDARTIDIVKLEALRSLCD from the coding sequence ATGTACGCCGCTGCACAAGCCAAACCACAGTCCATCGAGGCCGAACACCTTGGACCGGCCCCAATTGCTGGGCCCCATCTTGTCGCCACCTACAAGCCGGGTCGCGAGATCTATGCCCAGGGCGATCTCAACGACAAGTGCTATCAGGTTTCGATCGGAGCCGTGCGTGTCTACCGTCTCCTTTCAGATGGACGCCGACAAGTCGTGTCCTTTCATCTCCCAGGCGAAATGTTCGGTTTCGAAGCGGGATCCAACCATTCTTTCTTTGCCGAAGCCATCACGGAAACAACATTGGCCGTTTTCGGGCGCCGGCATATGCAGGAGCGTTCGCGGGAGCTTCTCGCGCTCGCCTTGACCGGCATGGCGCGGGCTCAGCAGCATCTTCTGGTGATCGGCAGGCAATGTGCCGTGGAGCGGATCGCCGCATTCCTCGTTGATCTTTGCGAACGTCAGGGAGGAGGCAGGCAGCTACGCTTGCCCATGTCGCGACAGGATATCGCGGACTATCTCGGCCTGACGATCGAAACGGTATCGCGCGTGGTGACAAAACTGAAGGCGCGCAGCGTCATCGCGCTCAGGGACGCAAGGACGATCGATATCGTCAAGCTGGAAGCTCTGCGTTCGCTCTGCGACTAA
- the fixL gene encoding oxygen sensor histidine kinase FixL, which yields MHSESVFERARVGRLLFRWRGHGVAAYVVAAIVTSSVLALSVTLGEQIGEGLLLFSLIPAMLVVALVGGRNAILFAAGLSLFAAVLHQQITSADGPSLVQLVVFGSAVLLIVALGEVLEAAKRAIDRTENVIRARDAHLRSILDTVPDATVVSATDGTIVSFNAAAVRQFGYTEEEVIGQNLRILMPEPYRHEHDGYMQRYMRTGEKRIIGIDRVVSGQRKDGSTFPMKLAVGEMRSGGERFFTGFIRDLTEREESAARLEQIQAELARLARLNEMGEMASTLAHELNQPLSAIANYAHGCTRLLRDMDDAIATRMREALEEVASQSLRAGQIIKHLREFVTKGETEKAPEDIRKLVEEAAALALVGSREQGVRTVFEYLPGAEMAMVDRIQVQQVLINLMRNAIEAMRLVDRRELTIRTMPAGGGEVAVLVEDTGGGIPEEISGQLFKPFVTTKASGMGIGLSISKRIVEAHGGEMTVSKNAGGGATFRFTLPAYVDERIVAND from the coding sequence ATGCATTCAGAGAGCGTTTTTGAGAGGGCTCGGGTGGGAAGGTTGCTCTTCAGGTGGAGAGGCCACGGCGTCGCAGCGTATGTTGTCGCCGCGATAGTCACGTCGAGCGTTCTCGCCCTCAGCGTGACACTAGGCGAACAAATCGGCGAAGGCCTTCTTCTCTTCTCGCTTATCCCTGCCATGCTCGTCGTGGCGCTGGTCGGCGGCCGGAATGCGATCCTCTTTGCGGCCGGGCTGTCGCTTTTTGCAGCGGTTCTTCATCAGCAGATCACGAGTGCCGACGGTCCGAGTCTCGTGCAACTGGTAGTCTTCGGGTCGGCAGTGCTTCTGATCGTGGCACTGGGAGAAGTGCTTGAGGCGGCAAAACGCGCCATCGACCGGACCGAGAACGTCATAAGAGCCCGCGACGCTCATCTGAGATCGATTTTGGATACTGTTCCCGACGCCACAGTGGTCAGCGCTACCGATGGCACAATCGTGTCCTTCAACGCCGCGGCCGTGCGGCAGTTCGGATACACGGAGGAGGAGGTTATCGGCCAAAACCTGCGCATATTGATGCCGGAACCCTACCGCCACGAACACGACGGATATATGCAGCGCTACATGAGAACGGGGGAAAAGCGCATCATCGGTATCGATCGCGTTGTCTCCGGGCAGCGGAAGGATGGATCGACGTTTCCGATGAAGCTCGCCGTGGGAGAGATGCGGTCCGGCGGCGAGAGGTTCTTCACGGGCTTCATCAGAGACCTGACGGAGCGGGAGGAGTCCGCCGCAAGGCTCGAGCAGATACAAGCTGAACTGGCGCGCCTTGCCCGCCTCAACGAGATGGGCGAGATGGCCTCGACGCTCGCCCACGAACTGAACCAGCCCCTTTCGGCGATCGCCAACTATGCGCATGGCTGTACGAGGCTGTTGCGTGACATGGACGACGCCATAGCTACACGAATGCGCGAGGCACTCGAAGAGGTGGCGAGCCAGTCGCTGCGGGCCGGCCAGATCATCAAACATCTCAGGGAGTTCGTCACAAAGGGGGAGACGGAGAAGGCGCCGGAAGACATCCGCAAACTGGTGGAGGAGGCCGCCGCGCTGGCTCTGGTCGGCTCCCGCGAGCAGGGCGTCAGAACCGTGTTCGAATATCTGCCCGGGGCCGAAATGGCAATGGTGGACCGTATCCAAGTCCAGCAGGTCCTCATCAATCTGATGCGCAACGCGATCGAGGCAATGCGCCTCGTCGACCGCCGAGAGCTGACGATCCGCACCATGCCGGCCGGTGGGGGGGAGGTTGCCGTCCTTGTCGAAGACACGGGTGGAGGTATTCCGGAGGAAATCTCCGGCCAGCTCTTCAAGCCGTTCGTCACGACCAAGGCTAGCGGAATGGGCATCGGGCTGTCCATTTCGAAGCGGATTGTCGAGGCGCACGGCGGTGAGATGACAGTCTCGAAAAATGCGGGAGGCGGAGCCACTTTCCGGTTTACGCTTCCCGCCTATGTAGATGAACGGATCGTTGCAAATGACTGA
- a CDS encoding NapC/NirT family cytochrome c produces MGKIFGTINTREKFLDHRLELAKHERARFKANDILECRNCHSSVAMDLSKQTKRAAEIHTRYLLPGRATCIDCHKGIAHELPNMQGVEPGWKLPPELEGETLPSASAIDELKRVLDEAHSAALAN; encoded by the coding sequence GTGGGGAAGATCTTCGGGACCATCAACACGCGCGAAAAGTTCCTCGACCACCGCCTGGAACTCGCCAAGCACGAGCGGGCGCGGTTCAAGGCCAACGACATCCTCGAGTGCCGCAACTGTCACTCGTCGGTAGCGATGGACCTTTCCAAGCAGACTAAGCGTGCCGCAGAAATCCATACACGCTACCTGCTGCCGGGCAGGGCGACCTGCATCGACTGCCATAAGGGCATCGCTCACGAACTGCCCAACATGCAGGGCGTTGAGCCCGGATGGAAGCTGCCTCCGGAACTGGAAGGTGAGACGCTGCCCTCCGCTTCCGCGATCGATGAGCTAAAGCGAGTCTTGGACGAGGCTCACAGCGCCGCGCTCGCGAATTGA
- a CDS encoding Crp/Fnr family transcriptional regulator — MKIDRSVVRSLALFDRMSDADLDRMLAHATARRVPQGDAVFEQGQRATSFFLLLHGRLKVTQVTEDGQQIIVRVVHPGDLFGFAKALQRSDYPGTATAVTESLALSWPTDLWPQFVEQNPHLAVSTMQTIGQRLEEAHTRIREMSTQEVERRVAHAVLRLSRQAGKQEKGGVRIDFPISRQDIAEMTGTTLHTVSRILSAWEQKGLVEGGRQKLIVCDLPGLTALADGGRD; from the coding sequence ATGAAGATCGACCGGAGTGTCGTACGGTCGCTTGCCCTGTTCGACAGGATGAGCGACGCGGATCTGGACAGGATGCTCGCCCATGCGACGGCAAGGCGCGTGCCCCAAGGTGACGCTGTTTTCGAGCAAGGTCAGAGAGCCACAAGCTTTTTCCTGCTCCTGCACGGGCGGCTGAAGGTGACCCAGGTCACTGAGGACGGTCAGCAGATCATCGTGCGCGTCGTCCATCCGGGTGACCTCTTCGGATTTGCAAAGGCGCTGCAGCGTTCGGATTATCCCGGTACTGCTACGGCCGTTACGGAAAGTCTTGCTCTTTCCTGGCCTACGGATCTCTGGCCGCAATTCGTCGAGCAGAATCCGCATCTAGCCGTCAGCACCATGCAGACGATCGGCCAGCGCCTCGAAGAGGCACACACGCGGATTCGCGAGATGTCGACCCAGGAGGTGGAGAGGCGCGTCGCCCATGCGGTGCTGCGCCTTTCGCGGCAGGCGGGCAAGCAGGAAAAAGGCGGCGTCCGCATAGACTTTCCGATCTCCCGCCAGGACATAGCTGAAATGACCGGAACCACACTGCATACGGTGTCGCGCATTCTCAGCGCCTGGGAGCAGAAGGGGCTGGTCGAGGGCGGGCGGCAAAAGCTCATCGTCTGCGACCTGCCAGGCTTGACGGCGCTCGCAGACGGCGGGCGCGACTAG
- a CDS encoding NnrS family protein — protein sequence MNGSKVAKREGYVPRGLARTGPVLFSYGFRPFFLGAAVWAVVAMTLWVAALAGHLEVAGSYGAHAWHAHEMLFGFAPAVLAGFLLTAVPNWTGRLPVSGWPLAGLFALWLAGRAALLSPDMIGIPPAAAIDGLFLPALLLICAREVIAGRKWKDLKVLGGLLALSLANACFHFAVVTGDHVHIATRLGISAYVVLVTIIGGRILPSFTRNWLNRAGRTEFPVPYNQFDTVAILAGIAALGAWTLVPDHSFTAVAAFAAALLHTVRLARWRGWSTWPEMLLVILHVAYAFVPLGFAAIGIGALGFVEERSVMHLLTVGAIAAMMLAVMTRASRGHTGYPLTASRLTTASYAAVVSSALLRPLAEILPVVAASLYAVSGSAWILAFALFCIEYGPILARKRRVVQ from the coding sequence ATGAATGGATCAAAGGTGGCCAAGCGGGAAGGCTACGTGCCGCGGGGCCTCGCCCGCACGGGCCCGGTGCTCTTTTCATACGGATTCAGACCCTTCTTTCTCGGCGCCGCTGTTTGGGCGGTCGTCGCCATGACCCTCTGGGTTGCGGCCCTCGCGGGTCATCTCGAAGTCGCCGGCAGCTATGGGGCTCATGCCTGGCATGCGCACGAGATGCTGTTTGGCTTCGCCCCGGCTGTCCTTGCCGGATTCTTGCTGACCGCGGTACCGAACTGGACGGGCCGCCTCCCCGTCTCCGGCTGGCCGCTCGCCGGACTGTTCGCGCTTTGGCTGGCGGGACGCGCTGCGCTGCTTTCCCCGGATATGATCGGCATCCCGCCCGCCGCGGCTATAGACGGCCTCTTCCTCCCGGCGCTGCTCTTGATCTGCGCCCGCGAGGTAATCGCCGGTCGCAAATGGAAGGATCTGAAGGTGCTGGGCGGTCTCCTCGCACTGTCGCTCGCCAACGCCTGCTTTCATTTCGCCGTGGTCACGGGAGACCATGTCCATATCGCGACGCGCCTCGGCATTTCCGCCTATGTGGTACTCGTCACCATCATCGGCGGTCGGATCTTGCCGAGTTTCACCCGCAACTGGCTGAACCGTGCCGGCCGGACCGAATTTCCGGTTCCCTACAACCAATTCGACACAGTCGCCATTCTTGCGGGCATCGCGGCGCTTGGCGCATGGACGCTTGTTCCCGACCATTCGTTCACGGCGGTGGCGGCTTTTGCCGCCGCACTGCTGCACACCGTCCGACTCGCCCGCTGGCGCGGTTGGTCTACCTGGCCGGAAATGCTGCTGGTCATACTGCACGTCGCCTATGCCTTCGTTCCCCTGGGCTTCGCCGCAATCGGCATCGGCGCGCTCGGCTTCGTCGAAGAACGTTCGGTCATGCATTTGCTCACGGTGGGCGCCATCGCCGCGATGATGCTAGCGGTCATGACCCGTGCGAGCCGCGGCCACACGGGATATCCGCTTACCGCATCGCGATTGACGACCGCCTCCTACGCCGCGGTCGTGTCGTCGGCGCTGTTGCGCCCGCTGGCGGAAATACTTCCCGTCGTTGCAGCGAGCCTCTATGCCGTCTCCGGAAGCGCGTGGATCCTGGCCTTTGCGCTGTTCTGCATTGAGTATGGCCCGATCCTGGCGCGCAAGCGCCGGGTAGTGCAGTAG
- a CDS encoding transcriptional regulator yields MLDAKTIIVVAADQGIRRSVAFALEVEGYSTESYDTVQKAEASCREALCTILDDDVLRSEPQAAAQLLSNRGHRAILLVDGLSALQQRVDNATLTKPFTGADLLGVINSLIEAAK; encoded by the coding sequence ATTTTGGATGCGAAAACCATTATCGTCGTTGCAGCGGACCAGGGCATCCGGCGGTCCGTGGCATTCGCCCTCGAGGTCGAAGGATATTCCACCGAATCCTACGACACTGTGCAGAAGGCTGAAGCCTCTTGCCGGGAAGCGCTCTGCACCATTCTCGACGATGACGTACTGAGATCCGAGCCTCAGGCCGCGGCGCAACTCCTTAGCAATAGGGGCCACCGGGCCATACTGCTAGTTGATGGCCTGTCGGCCCTTCAGCAACGTGTTGACAATGCGACATTGACGAAGCCGTTCACCGGTGCCGACCTGCTTGGCGTGATCAACAGCCTGATCGAGGCGGCTAAGTAG
- a CDS encoding pyridoxamine 5'-phosphate oxidase family protein, with the protein MFVREMSREECQGVVAAGDLARLACCRGGQPYIVPITYAHSGKAFYFFSMPGQKIDWMRSNPKVSLQISEFASNRRWKSVVVTGTYRELPAQGCGNERLHAWSLLQKKANWWEPGGFKPVPQEISGASAHIFFCVEMDEMTGRAACAGEQ; encoded by the coding sequence ATGTTTGTGAGGGAAATGTCTCGTGAGGAATGCCAAGGCGTCGTGGCAGCCGGAGATCTCGCGCGGCTGGCATGTTGCAGGGGCGGCCAGCCCTACATAGTGCCGATCACGTACGCGCATTCGGGTAAAGCATTTTATTTCTTTTCCATGCCTGGCCAGAAAATCGACTGGATGCGCAGCAACCCAAAGGTGTCGCTGCAGATTTCCGAATTTGCCAGCAATCGACGGTGGAAGAGCGTGGTCGTGACGGGCACGTACAGAGAACTACCGGCGCAAGGCTGCGGTAACGAGCGGCTTCACGCCTGGTCCCTGCTCCAAAAGAAGGCCAACTGGTGGGAACCCGGGGGCTTCAAACCTGTACCGCAAGAGATCTCAGGGGCGTCTGCGCATATCTTCTTCTGCGTCGAGATGGACGAGATGACGGGCCGGGCAGCCTGCGCCGGCGAGCAATAG
- the nirK gene encoding copper-containing nitrite reductase: protein MSEQFQMTRRSMLAGAAIAGALTPLVGAVSAHAEEAVAKVASLDVASLPRVKVDLVKPPFVHAHTQKAEGGPKVVEFTLTIEEKKIVIDEQGTELHAMTFNGSVPGPLMVVHQDDYVELTLINADTNTLQHNIDFHSATGALGGGALTVVNPGETTVLRFKATKAGVFVYHCAPPGMVPWHVTSGMNGAIMVLPREGLTDGKGKPLTYDKVYYVGEQDFYVPRDASGKFKKYESVGDAHADTLEVMRTLTPSHIVFNGAVGALTGDNALKAAVGEKVLIVHSQANRDTRPHLIGGHGDYVWATGKFRNPPEVDQETWFIPGGTAGAAFYTFEQPGIYAYVNHNLIEAFELGAAAHFAVTGDWNDDLMTSLLAPSGT, encoded by the coding sequence ATGTCTGAGCAATTCCAGATGACACGTCGCAGCATGCTGGCCGGCGCCGCGATCGCAGGCGCACTGACGCCGCTGGTTGGCGCCGTATCGGCCCATGCGGAAGAGGCGGTAGCCAAGGTGGCCTCCCTCGACGTCGCGTCGCTGCCGCGCGTCAAGGTAGATCTCGTCAAACCGCCCTTTGTCCACGCCCATACGCAAAAGGCCGAAGGCGGGCCGAAGGTCGTCGAGTTCACGCTGACGATAGAGGAAAAGAAGATCGTCATCGACGAGCAGGGTACGGAGCTCCATGCCATGACCTTCAACGGTTCGGTTCCCGGTCCGCTGATGGTCGTGCACCAGGACGACTATGTCGAGCTGACGCTCATCAACGCGGACACGAACACGCTGCAGCACAATATCGACTTCCATTCGGCAACCGGCGCGCTGGGGGGCGGCGCACTGACGGTCGTCAATCCGGGCGAGACCACGGTGCTGCGCTTCAAGGCGACCAAGGCGGGCGTCTTCGTCTACCATTGTGCACCTCCCGGCATGGTTCCGTGGCACGTCACTTCGGGGATGAACGGTGCGATCATGGTGCTGCCGCGCGAAGGACTAACCGACGGCAAGGGCAAGCCGCTTACCTATGACAAGGTCTACTATGTCGGTGAGCAGGACTTCTACGTGCCGCGCGACGCAAGCGGCAAGTTCAAGAAGTATGAAAGCGTCGGGGACGCCCATGCCGATACGCTCGAAGTGATGCGCACGCTTACCCCGTCCCACATTGTCTTCAACGGCGCGGTCGGGGCGCTCACCGGCGACAACGCGCTCAAGGCCGCCGTCGGCGAGAAAGTCTTGATCGTCCATTCGCAGGCGAACCGCGACACGCGCCCGCACCTGATCGGCGGCCATGGCGACTATGTCTGGGCGACCGGCAAGTTCCGCAATCCTCCCGAGGTCGATCAGGAGACCTGGTTCATACCCGGCGGCACGGCGGGCGCTGCCTTCTACACCTTCGAGCAGCCCGGAATCTATGCCTACGTCAACCACAACCTGATCGAGGCGTTCGAGCTCGGCGCTGCCGCTCATTTCGCCGTTACCGGCGATTGGAACGACGACCTGATGACCTCGCTCCTTGCTCCATCGGGTACCTGA
- a CDS encoding universal stress protein, which produces MTYKTILLVVGVSQFEDDLRAAADLCASEGAHLSVLASKIATLPPMGDLSAISDAWIDSRDSDMEQLRQAVRGAKEILGNTGTSFDVAGRYSETTRLGQDVGERARYADVTLIGTSLRVDDLLRRGVIEGALFFSARPVLLAANLRSATLQPKNVLLAWNSTIESTRAAREALDMMRDAEGVNLVLVDPKIKNGKEPGADIATYLARHGVKVTVARLPSAGRPVEEVLVQYARDTSADLIVIGAYGHSRIRERIFGGVTKTMIDAPILPVLMVR; this is translated from the coding sequence ATGACGTACAAGACGATCCTCCTCGTCGTTGGTGTCAGCCAATTCGAAGATGACCTGAGAGCAGCGGCAGATCTTTGTGCATCGGAGGGTGCGCACCTCTCGGTTCTCGCTAGCAAGATAGCCACTCTCCCTCCGATGGGAGACCTCTCAGCGATCTCCGACGCCTGGATTGACAGCCGTGACAGTGACATGGAGCAACTGCGCCAAGCTGTCAGAGGAGCTAAGGAGATCCTCGGAAATACCGGGACTTCATTCGATGTGGCTGGGCGATACTCAGAGACGACGCGGCTCGGGCAAGACGTCGGAGAGCGTGCCCGGTATGCGGATGTCACCTTGATCGGCACAAGTCTAAGGGTAGATGACCTCCTCCGGCGGGGAGTCATAGAAGGTGCTCTCTTCTTTTCGGCACGGCCTGTCCTGCTCGCTGCGAATCTCCGATCGGCCACCTTGCAACCGAAGAACGTCCTTCTTGCGTGGAACTCGACCATTGAGTCCACAAGGGCCGCCCGCGAAGCGCTGGACATGATGAGAGATGCCGAGGGGGTGAACCTGGTGCTCGTCGATCCAAAGATCAAGAACGGCAAAGAACCCGGCGCCGATATCGCCACCTATCTTGCACGCCACGGGGTCAAAGTAACAGTCGCCCGGCTTCCGAGTGCCGGCCGCCCGGTCGAAGAGGTACTCGTCCAGTACGCACGCGACACTTCGGCCGACCTGATCGTGATCGGCGCCTACGGGCACTCGCGCATCCGCGAGAGGATATTCGGCGGCGTAACTAAGACGATGATTGACGCACCGATCCTGCCGGTCTTGATGGTTCGATAA
- the fixJ gene encoding response regulator FixJ: MTDYTVHIVDDEEPVRKSLAFMLTMNGFAVKMHQSAEAFLAFAPDVRNGVLVTDLRMPDMSGVELLRNLGDRKINMPSIVITGHGDVPMAVEAMKAGAVDFIEKPFEDTVIIEAIERASEHLVASVADADEANDIRARLQTLSERERQVLSAVVAGLPNKSIAYDLDISPRTVEVHRANVMAKMKAKSLPHLVRMALAAGFGPS, translated from the coding sequence ATGACTGATTATACGGTGCACATTGTTGATGACGAAGAGCCGGTCAGGAAGTCGCTGGCCTTCATGCTGACAATGAACGGATTCGCCGTGAAAATGCATCAATCCGCCGAGGCCTTTCTGGCTTTCGCGCCGGACGTCAGAAACGGGGTTCTCGTCACGGACCTGAGAATGCCGGACATGTCCGGCGTAGAGCTTCTGCGCAATCTCGGCGATCGCAAGATCAATATGCCCTCGATCGTAATTACGGGGCACGGCGACGTACCCATGGCGGTGGAGGCTATGAAGGCGGGGGCCGTGGATTTCATCGAAAAGCCTTTCGAAGATACCGTGATCATCGAGGCAATCGAGAGGGCATCTGAACATCTGGTCGCTTCGGTAGCCGATGCGGACGAAGCCAACGATATCCGAGCAAGGCTCCAGACGCTAAGCGAGAGAGAACGCCAGGTGCTCTCGGCAGTCGTCGCGGGCCTTCCCAACAAGTCGATCGCTTATGACCTGGACATCAGTCCTCGCACCGTCGAGGTGCACCGCGCCAACGTGATGGCCAAGATGAAGGCGAAGAGCCTTCCCCATCTTGTGCGAATGGCTCTGGCCGCAGGTTTCGGCCCTTCCTGA